CTGGTACCCCATCTCGTACGGCGTGCCCGTGAGCCAGACGATGATGTACCCGTCGCGCTCCTCAAGGTGCGACGGCACCGCCTCCCACGGGCCGGCGTCCTCGCCGCCGTCCGCGCCGCCGTCGGAGTCGGCGTCCGAGTCCGAATCCGCGTCCGAGTCGGAGTCGGAGTCGGAGTCGGAGTCGGTCGATGCGTCGCTCACCGGGCTTCCGGCATCGTCGGAGCACGCGGCCACGAGGCCGGATAGAACAAGAATGAAGAAAGAGATCCGCATGATGCACCTCGTGATCGCACCGCGATGCCCTCACCCGCTGCGGCGCTGGCGATGCCTTCCTCCCTCTCCCGCCGGGAGAGGGCCGGGGTGAGGGCTACAGTATCGCTCCGAGCAGCCCCTGCGCCTTGTGTCCCGCCGCGCTGCACCCGCAGCCGGAGCCGCTCGAGCCGCCGTTGTCATCCGCGTCGGAGTCCGAATCCGCGTCAGCGTCCGAGTCCGTGCCCGCGTCGGTGTCGGTGTCGCCGTCGGTGTCCGCGTCCGTGTCCGCGCCGGCGTCGGGCGGATCCTCCTGCGGAAGGTCGCCGTCGCACTCGACGCCGAGCGTGAAGCCGCTCACCGCGCCCTCCCAGCCGTCGACGACGATGACGACCTCGACCCCGGCCGCCGCGTCGAACGAGAGCGCCTCGTCGGCCGTGTCGCCTTCGGACGACTCCGCGATGCAGTCCTCGCCGTCGCACGCCGTGCCGCCGAGCACGAACAGGTCGAGATCCGCGAAGAGCCCGGTGAGCGTCACGGTCACGGGCTCGTCGAGGTCGGTCGCGAACGAGTAGGCGATCTCCGGCCCGCTGTAGACGAACTCGGAGCCGCAGCCGTAGTAGAAGTTGCCGGTCGTCGACCCGGCGCCGTCGTTGCTCGCCGTCACCAGGGCGCCGCAGGTGAGCAGATCCAGAGGCTCGCAGTCGGCCGGCTCGCCGCACGAGATCGCCGGCAGCGCGTCGTACGCGCCCTGCGACGCCCACATGGACTCCGCGGCGTCGGAGCAGTCGCCCGCGAAGGGATCATACCGGACCGAGTAGTCCGCGCTGTTGATCTCGAAGTGCAGGTGCGGTCCGGTGGAGTTGCCCGACGACCCCATCAGCCCGATCGGATCGCCGCACGCGATCACGTCGCCCTCCTCGACCTCCACGCTCCCGAGCATCATGTGGCCGTAGACGCCGTAGAGGCCGTCGTAGTGTGCGACCCGCGCGTAGTTGCCGTACCCCGAGCAGTCGCTGCAGCCGGAGACCGTCAGCCCGTCGCAGCACCCGTCGAGCACGCTCTCGACGACGCCGGCCGCCGCCGCCCGGATGTCGCGCCCCTCCTCCATCCCGGTCCAGCTGCCGCCCCCGAAGTCGGTTCCGCGGTGGCCGCTGTAGGTGTTGTCCAGGCAGTTCCAGTCGACGCCGCCGTGATCGTAGTACGCCGTCACGTAGAAGTGCGGGTAGTCCTCGGCGCTCGTGGGGAAGCTGAGCTGCGCCGCGGCCGGGGCCCCGGACAGGAGAATCGACGCCGCGATCACGATGATCTTCGCGATGTCCCTCATGGCTCGAGGATACGCCAGGGTGAGCGGGGAAGCCAGCGGTCGGGCGCGTTTGCCGCGAGAGGGTGCCTACATGCACTTGTTCCAGAAGTCGTCGACGGTCTTGGCGCCGATACGGCACTGCGCGGTCTCCTTGGAGACGTCCGAGGAGATCTTGTCCGTCTTGCACTTCTTGACGTTCTCCTCGAGCTTCGCCTTGCCCGCCTCGGCGTCGGCCCTCGCCTTCGCGATCGCGCTCTGCCGCTCGCTCGAGAGCGCCTGCATCGCCGCGTCGGTGTTCTTGGCCGCCTCGTCCTTCTTGGGCGCATACTCGGCGTTCAGCTTCGCCTTCTCCTCGTCGGTCGCGGCCGCCTTGATCTTCTCCTCGAGCTCGGCGTCGACCGCCTTGAGCGCCGCGTCGATCTCGCCCTGCAGCTTCTCGAGCCTCGCCGTGAAGCTCTTCTCGAGCTCGCCGATGACCTCGTCGACGGGCGTGGTGTCGACCTCGCCGCGCAGCTCCTCGAGGTGGCGGCACATCTCGTCGAGCTCCTGATCGGTCGGCCGCTCCATGCACCCCGCCGCGAGCGACGCACCGAGCGTAGCGATAATGATGATGGTCATACGTCCTGTCATTTCATGGTCCCCCTTTTTCGAAATCGGGCAGGGTCCCCCCGGACCCATGCACGGCAAAACAATACCCTAGAGACGCGCGTTCCGGCAACCGTCGTTTGGAGGTGTTTGGAGATGACGCCCTGCGCCCGATCGCGGCCGTCGTTGTACGCCGATTCGCTTCGCGGTATGGATGGGCGGCGCGCCCCGCGCGAGGGAGGAACGACGTGAACGACGATCTCGTGCTCATCGATCTGGATCAGCCTCGGGAAGGGTACAGGAAGTTCCTGAGCGCCTGGCTCCGGCGCAAGGGCGATCTCGTGTTCGTCGTCGATCCCGGCCCGCGCTCGACCGCCGCGCACCTCGTCGGCGAGCTCGAGCGGCTCGGGGTCACCCGCGTGGACTACTTCCTCCTGACCCACATCCACATCGATCACGGCGGCGGCGCGGCGGAGTTGCTCGGGGCGTTCCCCGGATCACGCCTCTACTGCCACCCGGCGGGCGCGAAGCACCTGATCGAGCCGACCGGCCTCTGGAAGGGCTCCGTCTCCGTGCTCGGGGACGTCGCCGAGATGTACGGCGCGCCGACGCCGGTGCCGGCCGACAGGATCGCGACCGGGGAAGAGCTGACGGCCCGCGGCATCGAGCCTGTCATGACCCCCGGCCACGCGGTGCACCACGTCTCCTTCCTGCACGGCGACACGCTGTTCGCCGGCGAGGCGTTCGGCACCCGCTCCCCGCTCCCGAGCGGCGCGCTGTACATGCGCCCCGCCACGCCGAAGCGCTTCTTCCTCGACCAGGCGCTCGCGTCGCTCGACACCCTGCGCGCGCTCCCGGTCGAGCCCGCGCTCACGGCGTTCGCCCACTACGGCTCGCTGCCGGGCGCGTTCGCCTACGCCGACGCGGCGAAGCGGCAGCTCCTGCTCTGGGTCGAGACGGCACGCGAGGCGATGGCGGCGGGGACCGCGCGGCCTCGGCTCGACGACCTCGTGTTCGCGAAGCTCCAGGAGCTCGATCCCATCTACGGCCAGGGCCGCTTCGACGAGCTGGCTCCCGAGGTCCGGAGGCGGGAGCGCCACTTCCTCACGAACTCGCTGGACGGGATCCTCGGCTGGCTCGAGGGGTGACCGCGGCTCTCGCCCGAAAAGAGCCGCCGCCGCGAAATATCGCACCGGCCTCCGCGTACTCCCTCGTGAGGAGGCGCGAGGATGGGAGATGCGGACGGTTTCCATGACGACGCCCACTCGACGAGACGGGCCGACTGCCGACGGCGGAGCGCAGGGCGAGCCGCTGCTCGTCGCGCGCGCCTTCGCGGGGGACGCCGAGGCGTTCGAGGCGATCGTCGCGCGGTACCAGAGGCCCGTGCTCGGGCTCACGCGCCGCTACCTCCGCAACGCGGCGGACGCGGAGGACGCGGCCCAGGAGGCGTTCATCCGGGCGTTCGTGCACCGGGACCGCTTCGATGCGGCCCGCCCGCTCCTCCCGTGGCTCCTGGCGGTCGCGCGCCACGCCTGCCTCGACCGGCTGCGCCGCGGGCGACGGGAGGAGATCGCGGCCACGGTGCAGGCCGACGACCGCGCGTCAGACGGCCCGACAGCGGAGGACGCCCTGTCCGACCGGGAGCGGCTCGAGCGGCTCTCGCTGGCGCTCGACGCCTTGCCGGAAGGACAGCGCGAGGTCGTGGCGATGTTCCACCTGGACGGGCTCGCGTACCGCGAGATCGCGGAGGCGCTGGACGTGCCGATCGGCACGGTGATGACCTGGCTGCACCGCGGCCGCGCGCGGCTTCGGGAGGCGGTCCTCGCGGAGCCGGCGCACGAAGGCCGAGGAGAGGGACTGAGGGGAGG
The Pseudomonadota bacterium genome window above contains:
- a CDS encoding M23 family metallopeptidase produces the protein MRDIAKIIVIAASILLSGAPAAAQLSFPTSAEDYPHFYVTAYYDHGGVDWNCLDNTYSGHRGTDFGGGSWTGMEEGRDIRAAAAGVVESVLDGCCDGLTVSGCSDCSGYGNYARVAHYDGLYGVYGHMMLGSVEVEEGDVIACGDPIGLMGSSGNSTGPHLHFEINSADYSVRYDPFAGDCSDAAESMWASQGAYDALPAISCGEPADCEPLDLLTCGALVTASNDGAGSTTGNFYYGCGSEFVYSGPEIAYSFATDLDEPVTVTLTGLFADLDLFVLGGTACDGEDCIAESSEGDTADEALSFDAAAGVEVVIVVDGWEGAVSGFTLGVECDGDLPQEDPPDAGADTDADTDGDTDTDAGTDSDADADSDSDADDNGGSSGSGCGCSAAGHKAQGLLGAIL
- a CDS encoding MBL fold metallo-hydrolase; protein product: MNDDLVLIDLDQPREGYRKFLSAWLRRKGDLVFVVDPGPRSTAAHLVGELERLGVTRVDYFLLTHIHIDHGGGAAELLGAFPGSRLYCHPAGAKHLIEPTGLWKGSVSVLGDVAEMYGAPTPVPADRIATGEELTARGIEPVMTPGHAVHHVSFLHGDTLFAGEAFGTRSPLPSGALYMRPATPKRFFLDQALASLDTLRALPVEPALTAFAHYGSLPGAFAYADAAKRQLLLWVETAREAMAAGTARPRLDDLVFAKLQELDPIYGQGRFDELAPEVRRRERHFLTNSLDGILGWLEG
- a CDS encoding sigma-70 family RNA polymerase sigma factor; the protein is MRTVSMTTPTRRDGPTADGGAQGEPLLVARAFAGDAEAFEAIVARYQRPVLGLTRRYLRNAADAEDAAQEAFIRAFVHRDRFDAARPLLPWLLAVARHACLDRLRRGRREEIAATVQADDRASDGPTAEDALSDRERLERLSLALDALPEGQREVVAMFHLDGLAYREIAEALDVPIGTVMTWLHRGRARLREAVLAEPAHEGRGEGLRGGAAHDGHAPER